The Takifugu flavidus isolate HTHZ2018 chromosome 16, ASM371156v2, whole genome shotgun sequence genome contains the following window.
CTGCAGTTGTGCAGCATGGCGAATAAAAGCACTTAAGGTACCAAATACTATTTATTCAGCCATTAAAACTGCCAAAAACAGACATTAAGGTCTTAGGTTGGGGAAGGAGAATTCCTTAGATTACTGCAAGTAACAATCAGTGTGGTTTATTTTCAGCAGCGTAGGAGTCTGTAATGACTAAGAGGTACGTGGCTGAATGGTAATAAGACTCGCTAAAATGTGCACACAGATTTTTCATTGATGAAAGACCTGACTGTACTGTGCCTTAAACTGGGAAACGGGTAAACATGTCACATGCCTCCTTGAACCTTCCCCTCCATTTTGTGCCAGTaatctgtgtgtttacaggccTAACCTGGTCTTGACATTGCCAAAGTAGCTGGTCCTGGACTTGTCCCTCTGGGATTCTTGATCCTTGGCCATTAGAGTGTTGGGCCTCCTCACGGACTGAGCCATTTTCACTGGTACTTCCGTATGAGGCAGGCGGTTTCAGATGGATGAGAGGCTCACTTGGTATACTTCCTTCTCCTTTTATTCCCCATTGTTTCACTTTGACACAGATACCTACACAAGTCAGAAATGCTGGCTGAAAATACTGAACATGTAGACAGACAGGGGAGAAAACGGGTAATCCTTTTTCTACCTTTAACCACAGGATCGCAGAGAAAGGGAGCTGCACATTTTGCAATGGGATGCAGCCAGTGGTTCAATCCACTTTGACACGCCAATCTGCCCATAAGTATAAGTATGCTTTTAGTCTCTTTTGTGGCTCAATAACGTTGACcggatcagataaataaaggaTGGATGGTATGAATGTTTCGCATTATGGCCATGAGACAGAGACGTTCTAACCGCAACTCATGACAGATCCCTGCGgatgttgatgtttttagcCACGGAACCCACAAGAACAGCGGGGTTAGCGTAGCTTCTTTCTCTATTCTTCCTTAAGTCACAAGATTTCAAATGCTTGTCGATCACCAAGTGAACACAACCGGCTTCCTTCCTTCTGCGATATAATCACTGCTGAGGATGTAACTATTTTAGGCGACAGTTATGCAGAATGACTGAGGTTGCCGCTGTGGTAGGAAAGAATATGGCATCAACAGCTCAGCACCGGAGAGAAGAACAGGTAATTGACGAAGAAATATCTTGACTAACCTGCGTCTGTTTTAGCAATGAAGATTGTTGGTCATATGAGCGCACCTTCATATTGCAGTGTTATGATATCGCTGCAGAAATAACGTGAGCAACTTCAATAGTGAAGCTCCGCCTATATGGCGACCTTGAAGGGAGTGTCAAGATAGTTCAGTCCAATTCAACAACGAAAGCGGAAGTGAGCCGCTAAACATATCTTGTGTTTCAGACGGACGCGTATAAAttaataattttaatttaaCTATATATTTTTCTAGCAAACTATATTTTAAAGTTACAtctaaacatttttatcacagcGAATTTGTTGTTCATGTTTTGATCTAATACATAAATGGCAAATTATGCTTGACTTAAGTGCTTGCACATTACATTGAATAAACGCGTATAGCATGATGACTTTTAGAGGTGTAATCGGCCCATTTGGTCAATTtaatatgtgtgtgcgtgcgcgtcttTAATCACATGCTTAACAATGATTTGAAGTTATCGTACTGCCATGACAATGGCCCTTACCACTTTATCCCTATAGGGGTCGCTGTCGGGTAGGAAGCTGGTGGGGCTACAGCCAATCATAGTCCAGATGAAGGAAGCAGGTTTCCGGCCTAATGAACGCAAACACAACTGAAAGACGAAGAGGAGACGCTGCTTGGTAAGTACCGCGGCCGGATAACTTGTAAGTTGCGGACAGAATTTAATTGCGCTATGACAGCACTGGTTAACTGATATAAAACCAGAAATAACAACGTTTATTGTAATGGTGGTGGGCGCTTGGGGGTCAATCAGGGGCTTGCTGCTGATTTGGCTAAAGCTAAATCGCTGCTCCGGTAATTTGGGCTGCTGGACTACCGCATGTACAAGATGACAGGACGGAAATTCTTTAAATCACTATAGTAAAATGCTTTCACCCGTTCGGCAATGTAATGTAACGTCTACAGATTTAGTAATACGCAGTGAAGGTTAGCGTTGATGTTTATTTCCCAGTGGTCTTTGTGTTAATGTGACGCCTAAATTACGCCGAAACAAAAGTTCaatccatttttatttgctGCTGGTTGCTGAATGAAGGGTTTGGATCAAACCTTTCTAACTAAATCTGATCTTGAGTGGTGAAGTCTAGTGAATGCAGAGTCGATGTGATGTTGCTAAAAGAAAATGGGTTTTGGAGGTTCTGCAACATAATAGCATAAATTTTCAATgttttagaaatgtaaaatgcGTCGTACACATATAAGACCATCAGGTTGCTAATGTTGGTGCAGGTTAGTAATGTTGATGATTATTATAACTGGCCAAAATCAAACATTCGTGCAAGGACAGTATTCACAAGATTGAAGTTGCGTGATTAACACTACCTTGtttgtttccttcaacagaaGGCTCTAAGTTCCTAAGTTGTTTATTCAGACCTAAGGATTTCCAGGCTTATTGAGATGACACCTGTCTGCTGACTGGACAGTAAGCCAATCTTAGCACCAGCTGTTAGCGTGCAACTTCTCAGTGCATGAGACCGAGCTgccatctccatggaaacagaagCTGTGAGTTTGTTCTTTGGATATTACTTTTAGTTTTACTTAGCCATATTTTTGAATGTGTTTTCCCCCCAAATATTGCAATGAGCAAAATATAATTGAATAATAGGAGagacttgtgtttatttttaattggcTTTGCAGGATATTATTCCAATTTGGCAGAATAAGCCTCATGGCTCAACTCGTAGTGTTGTAAGAAGAATAGGTTCCACACTTCCACTCAAGCCTCCCCAAAGGGCATGTTTCCAGGTAAATATTGACTCATAAAAACACTTTATATGCATTATAGGAAGTCTTTCTTCACAACAGTTTAAATTATTGTTTCCACTTAATTTCCACTTAAGGAATTACCCGGATTGGGCCCTCTTCGGCCCACGGACGGTCCAATGGTTCCTACCTTGGCTGATATAGCCTGGATTGTCGCAGATGAAGAAGAGACATATGCCAGAGTGCGGTAAGTATCTAGTCACCAACAAAGTTTATGGAGTGGTGCCAGGTTAGGGAAAGACAGTCGTGATATAAAGGTAATCACTGATTTACTGCTCGTCCTCTTGTCTGTTCTCAGGAGTGACTGTCGTCCTCTGAAGCATGAATGGAGGCCCACACCACTCCTCGTGCTCCACAGGAATTCCTCTGTGCCTAACTTCCGCCGCGAGGGTAAACGAATGGAAGGTCTTAAGAAGCCTGGCGTGACGGCACTGAACCGCACTACCGCCCTGCAGGACGAGCTCAGCAGACTTCGTGCACAGATTGCCAAGATTGTGGCAACTGATTCAGGTGAGTAAATGAAGGCGTGTAATGGCTGCCGTGTACATCAGGGCATCAAAATTGCAATGTGGAGCCCATATTCACTGGTGGCTCTGATACTTCTGCTATCAAGCCTGCTGCCCTGATTCTTCTAAAGCTCTCTGGTACTAAGATGTCTTAGCAACGGTTTCTAGGTCAGTGTCAAAACATAATCTCTGCCATCCAGTGGCACATGCGTGTCCCTTATTGAACTTTTTGTCTGCACCATTGTCACACAGTTAGCCCCAATCATGTTACCATGTAACCGAAAAGAGCTACAACTCATGACAATTGTCATTGTCCGTATTCTCATAGTTTAGCTGCTTGAGTCCATAAGATCAAAACGTGTAGAAACATCAAGACTTTTCACATCctgtaataaataataaaaatgttggggttgttgtttgtagggttttTGATATCTTTCAGTCAATACTcaagctcctcttcttcctttcaGGTTCCAACCCATTGACACCTGACCTGCTCTCACCTGACGACACGAGCATGAGCTTCTCTATGGCACCGTTCGAAACGGCGTCCTACCAGCCCGCCACCGCCGGGGCCGCTTCCTTTGTCATCAGCGATGtcactgaagaggaggaggaagaagaagaagagcaggaagatgaAAAAGACGTCTCAATGGTGTCTGAGCTGGTGCCCGACCCTCTGCCAACAGTCTCCATGACGGCGTCGGCAACCTTTGACCTGGACAGACCCAGCATGGACTTTCGGGAGGCTGAAGAGGATACGGTGTCTCTGTCAAAGTCCACCAGTTTTGCTGACGTCATGGATATTCTGAAGGACATGAACCGCATGAAGATGAGTAAAGAGAGGTAGGACTCATAAATGTTCCAGAGCACCATTTACCAATAACACTACCAGGTAGGACGCTTAATAAACTGctaattgtttgtttgttttttgttttttttaatcctccgGGCGTCTGCAGATACAACAGAGGCTGCACGTCCCTCAGAGAAGAGGACTCTGCCACTCTGATTTCAGAAGCTCTGAGGAAAAAGTTTGTCCTGAAGGAAGAAGAAACTGCCTCTGCAAAAAAGTAGCCAGATGAAGAGTTAAGGAAAATCTGACCGTGCTGCTCTGCGTAAGTTAGGAGAAGAAatagtctgtttttttttaattatatgaACCATTGAAAAGCATGTGGTAGGTTATCATATGTGATGCATTCACTGACCTCTTAGGCAATGACCTGACCTGACTTGTGTACCCATGGATCCACAACTTTGCAAATACTCTCTGCCAGGTTTGCAGCAATAAGCTTTTCTCAGATATTGAAGATCCAATATAGACTTCACCCTGCTGGTTTTCTGTGAAGGGAAAACAGTCAAGTTTTCAGTTCTAACATTAGTTTTACtgtgtttttttggttgtttgtttgtttaaagctGTTCAGGCTGTTGTGAGTCGACTCATTTTAAGAATGTCACAACTCGCAATAACACAGCTGACTTTCAATAATACCAGGCTTTTGTacttaaatgaataaatatccctttaattgtgttttatcCTGCTTTCAAAGGCTCCCGGCCTGTGATTTAAATGTACACAGAAGATCCTATCCacctgctcttttttttaatttctgattGAGCGTTGAGTACTTGAAAACCCGTTTTGTGCTCTGGTGTAAATGCAGAGCTGTATTGCGTAGTGTGCATGTGAGCGATGGCGACGTTTGCTGTCGCATATCTATCGTTGCTTCTTATTGGTTTTTTACATGCTCCACTCTCTTATGCCTGTCTCTACAGTACACACAATCTGTCTCCCACGTGGATTCGGATGGGAGTCGGGTTCACAGTTTTTGTAATCTGAAATGACATCCTGCAGTTCTGCCCTCGTCGATTTCATTGCAGATGAAAACAGttgagacaggagaggagatgtGGTTTTACCCACATGCAGTTTGGGTCAGATGTGCAGTCTATGGTGATTTGTTTGGATGCCTCACTGCAGATTTTTTGCCTTTTCCAATGCCTGATTTTATTCCCATATTTATTCCAAGTGCCATGGGATTGTTGTGATTAGCCCACTTCTTATTGCCTGTCCTTTCCTGAATGTGCCATCCTTATTCATCCGCTTTAGCAACCACATGGATTCAATGATGTCATGTTTACCCATCACGCATCACTCCACCTTCCTCTGTCATGGCCTCGGAAAAGTTATTCCAGTTTTGCAGTGTGAGAAATTAGGAATTTGAGCCCATCTTCCCCACCCAAgtaaaggaaatgttttttGCAAATTCAGTTATGTTGACCTGAGATAATTAGCCTATTGCTAGAATGATTGAACCAAATCCTCCAtactttgtcttttttctctctcccttttaTTGTTCAATTTCTTCACACCACTGCACCTCTTTAGGACTGGGCTGCCCACcattggtgtgtttgttttgtcgTGATAACTTGTAAATAAAGAGTGGTTGATGTTATAAAACTGTTTAGTCTACCAGCAGTTTTCCTTTTGACGTCACTGTGCGAAGCCAATAGTTTCCACGAGGTGTCGCTGTTGACGAACGCTACATGCTCAATTGTGTTTTGAGCATCGTGTTTTCTGATCTGAAATTCTACATACAACTGTTTTCCAACATTAAGCGCCAGAGGCGATGAGGCTGTACTTCAAATTAATGTATATGCATTTAGTTTTGCATTTCAAGTCActcactgcagcagcaa
Protein-coding sequences here:
- the mtfr1l gene encoding mitochondrial fission regulator 1-like, with translation METEADIIPIWQNKPHGSTRSVVRRIGSTLPLKPPQRACFQELPGLGPLRPTDGPMVPTLADIAWIVADEEETYARVRSDCRPLKHEWRPTPLLVLHRNSSVPNFRREGKRMEGLKKPGVTALNRTTALQDELSRLRAQIAKIVATDSGSNPLTPDLLSPDDTSMSFSMAPFETASYQPATAGAASFVISDVTEEEEEEEEEQEDEKDVSMVSELVPDPLPTVSMTASATFDLDRPSMDFREAEEDTVSLSKSTSFADVMDILKDMNRMKMSKERYNRGCTSLREEDSATLISEALRKKFVLKEEETASAKK